A genomic region of Burkholderia humptydooensis contains the following coding sequences:
- a CDS encoding MFS transporter — translation MPPDTDTLRASPGEFDAGYAASQTTFDAPTLSRAVALLFALACGLAVANVYYSQPLLDTMAHEFGISPATIGLVVTVTQIGYGFGLLLIVPLGDLLNRRRLIVGQSLLSVLALVAVGVAPTSAILLIGMAAVGLLAVVTQVLVAYAAFLARPSEQGQIVGVVTSGIIIGILLARTVSGTLSDLFGWRSVYFVSAAATLAIAALLYRALPDRHEARSHVPYPRLIGSVFTLFVEEPVLRVRATIALLVFSAITVLWTPMVLPLSAPPFSLSHTQVGLFGLAGAVGALGAARAGRLADRGFAQRTTGYALLLMLVSWLPVALLDRSLWALVVGVVTIDFALQSVHVANQSLIYRVRPDARSRLTAGYMICYSIGCASGSIGSTLVYARYGWLGVCTAGALISAAALVFWAATRHLTPETRPEAG, via the coding sequence ATGCCCCCCGACACCGATACCCTACGCGCTTCCCCCGGCGAGTTCGACGCCGGCTACGCCGCGAGCCAGACGACCTTCGACGCGCCCACGCTCTCCCGCGCCGTCGCGCTGCTGTTCGCACTCGCCTGCGGCCTCGCGGTCGCCAACGTCTATTACTCTCAGCCGCTGCTCGACACGATGGCGCACGAGTTCGGCATCAGCCCCGCGACCATCGGCCTCGTCGTCACCGTCACGCAGATCGGCTACGGTTTCGGCCTGCTGCTCATCGTGCCGCTCGGCGATCTGCTCAATCGAAGGCGGCTGATCGTCGGACAGTCGCTGCTGTCGGTCCTCGCGCTGGTCGCGGTCGGCGTGGCGCCGACGAGCGCCATCCTGTTGATCGGCATGGCCGCCGTCGGCCTGCTCGCCGTCGTCACGCAGGTGCTCGTCGCGTACGCCGCGTTTCTCGCGCGCCCGAGCGAGCAAGGGCAAATCGTCGGCGTGGTGACGAGCGGCATCATCATCGGCATCCTGCTCGCGCGAACGGTGTCGGGCACGCTGTCCGACCTGTTCGGCTGGCGGTCCGTCTATTTCGTGTCGGCCGCCGCGACGCTCGCGATCGCCGCGTTGCTGTACCGCGCGCTGCCGGACCGGCACGAGGCCCGCTCGCACGTGCCCTACCCGCGCCTGATCGGCTCGGTGTTCACGCTGTTCGTCGAAGAGCCCGTGCTGCGCGTGCGCGCGACGATCGCGCTGCTCGTGTTCTCGGCGATCACGGTGCTCTGGACGCCGATGGTGCTGCCGCTCAGCGCGCCGCCGTTTTCGCTGTCGCATACGCAAGTCGGCCTGTTCGGACTGGCGGGCGCCGTCGGCGCATTGGGCGCCGCCCGCGCGGGTCGACTGGCGGATCGAGGTTTCGCGCAGCGCACGACGGGCTACGCGCTGCTGCTGATGCTCGTTTCGTGGCTTCCCGTTGCGCTGCTCGACCGTTCACTGTGGGCACTCGTCGTCGGCGTGGTGACGATCGACTTCGCGCTGCAATCCGTACACGTCGCAAATCAGAGCCTGATCTACCGGGTTCGGCCGGACGCGCGCAGCCGCCTGACCGCCGGCTACATGATCTGCTATTCGATCGGCTGCGCGAGCGGCTCCATCGGCTCGACGCTCGTCTACGCGCGATACGGATGGCTGGGCGTGTGCACCGCGGGCGCGCTCATCAGCGCGGCGGCACTCGTCTTCTGGGCGGCGACCCGGCATCTGACGCCGGAAACGCGGCCGGAAGCCGGATGA
- a CDS encoding alpha/beta fold hydrolase — protein sequence MTYYRTQIVDGIKIFYREAGDRKNPTLLLLHGFPASSFMYRDLIEQLKDRFHLIAPDYPGFGYSDAPSVGAFTYTFDRLADVIDAFTAQLGIERYGLYLQDFGGPVGFRLASRHPDKVTFLVIQNANAYEEGLHDDFWAPARALWNDPSPENFDKIRNAAISDEALEWNYTHGVADVERVNPDNWVLQRALLARPGNKEIMLALLYDYRTNLDRYPEWHAYFEAHQPPTLIVWGKHDVVFPESGAHPYRRHLKQLDFHLLETGHFALEDQSAEIAAHIKRFAENAVSA from the coding sequence GTGACGTACTACCGCACCCAGATCGTCGACGGCATCAAGATCTTCTACCGCGAAGCAGGCGACAGAAAGAATCCGACGCTTCTGCTCCTGCACGGTTTCCCCGCCTCTTCGTTCATGTACCGCGATCTCATCGAACAGTTGAAGGACCGCTTTCATCTGATCGCCCCGGACTATCCTGGCTTCGGATACAGCGACGCGCCGTCCGTCGGGGCGTTCACGTACACGTTCGACCGCCTCGCCGACGTGATCGACGCATTCACGGCTCAGCTCGGCATCGAGCGCTACGGGCTGTATCTGCAGGATTTCGGCGGCCCCGTGGGCTTCCGTCTCGCAAGCCGGCATCCGGACAAAGTCACGTTTCTCGTCATTCAGAACGCGAATGCGTATGAGGAAGGGCTGCACGACGATTTCTGGGCGCCCGCGCGCGCGCTCTGGAACGATCCTTCGCCCGAGAACTTCGACAAGATCCGCAACGCGGCGATCTCCGACGAGGCGCTCGAATGGAACTACACCCACGGCGTCGCCGACGTCGAGCGCGTGAATCCGGACAACTGGGTGCTGCAGCGCGCGCTGCTCGCGCGGCCGGGCAACAAGGAGATCATGCTCGCGCTGCTGTACGACTACCGGACCAATCTCGATCGCTATCCGGAATGGCATGCGTACTTCGAGGCCCATCAGCCGCCGACGCTCATCGTATGGGGCAAGCACGACGTGGTGTTCCCGGAAAGCGGCGCCCATCCGTATCGTCGGCATCTGAAGCAGCTCGACTTCCATCTGCTGGAAACCGGCCACTTCGCGCTCGAAGATCAATCCGCGGAAATCGCCGCGCACATCAAGCGGTTTGCGGAAAACGCCGTATCCGCATGA
- a CDS encoding catalase, translating to MSNEPLSAGQTVLTRDNAAPVGDNRNSQTAGPTGPDTLQDVQLVQKLQRFNRERIPERVVHARGTGVHGHFVATADISHLTRAAVFAPGKRTPAFVRFSTVIHPAGSPETLRDPRGFATKFYTDEGNWDLVGLNLPVFFIRDAIKFPDIVHSFKPSPVRNVQDPERIFDFLSHVPEVTHILTRLYTDLGIPASYRKMDGYSVHAYKFVDAQGRYAYVKFRWKSLQGVATLDIDQAADIQGKDFNNLTNDLYRAIAAGEFPQWDLYIQVLQPSELNRFYFDPLDATKIWPDVPEQKIGTLTLDRVPDNFFEATEQVALSPANLVPGIEPSEDRLLQGRIFAYSDTQLYRLGANHSQFPVNRPIAPVVNYNQNGAGDYGARSGEVNYEPSHFSDVHADPQYRYSQLPLTGTTQQEPIRKRQDFQQAGDFYRSLSDTDKAHLVRNLSGDLRQVTNERNRYTILSFLYRADPAYGTSVAQALGDDAARVKAEAAHLED from the coding sequence ATGTCGAATGAACCCCTGAGCGCCGGGCAAACCGTGCTGACCCGCGACAATGCCGCGCCAGTCGGCGACAACCGAAACTCGCAGACGGCCGGACCGACCGGACCCGATACGCTGCAGGACGTGCAGCTCGTTCAGAAGCTGCAGCGCTTCAATCGCGAACGGATTCCGGAGCGCGTCGTGCATGCGCGCGGCACCGGCGTCCACGGCCATTTCGTCGCGACGGCCGACATCTCGCACCTGACGCGCGCCGCCGTGTTTGCTCCCGGCAAGCGCACGCCGGCGTTCGTGCGCTTCTCCACGGTGATCCATCCGGCCGGCTCGCCCGAAACGCTGCGCGATCCTCGCGGTTTCGCGACCAAGTTCTACACGGACGAGGGGAACTGGGATCTGGTGGGGCTGAATCTGCCGGTGTTCTTCATTCGCGACGCGATCAAGTTTCCGGACATCGTTCACAGCTTCAAGCCGTCGCCCGTTCGCAACGTTCAGGATCCCGAACGCATATTCGACTTCCTGTCGCACGTTCCCGAGGTGACGCACATCCTGACCCGCCTGTACACGGATCTCGGCATTCCGGCGAGCTACCGGAAAATGGACGGCTACAGCGTGCACGCATACAAGTTCGTCGATGCGCAGGGACGCTATGCTTACGTCAAGTTTCGCTGGAAGAGCCTGCAAGGCGTCGCGACGCTCGACATCGATCAAGCGGCCGACATCCAGGGCAAGGATTTCAACAATCTGACCAACGATCTGTACCGGGCGATTGCCGCGGGCGAGTTCCCCCAATGGGATCTGTACATCCAGGTGCTGCAGCCCAGCGAGCTGAACCGCTTCTATTTCGATCCGCTCGACGCGACGAAGATCTGGCCCGACGTGCCCGAACAGAAGATCGGCACACTCACGCTGGACCGCGTTCCCGACAATTTCTTCGAGGCGACGGAACAGGTCGCGCTGTCGCCCGCGAACCTCGTGCCCGGCATCGAGCCGTCGGAGGACCGGCTGCTGCAAGGGCGCATCTTCGCGTATTCGGACACGCAACTCTATCGGCTCGGCGCGAATCATTCGCAGTTTCCGGTCAACCGGCCGATCGCGCCGGTCGTCAATTACAACCAGAACGGCGCCGGCGATTACGGCGCGCGCAGCGGAGAAGTCAATTACGAGCCGAGTCACTTCAGCGACGTGCATGCCGATCCGCAGTATCGCTACAGCCAATTGCCGCTGACGGGAACGACGCAGCAAGAACCGATCCGCAAGCGACAGGACTTCCAGCAGGCGGGCGACTTCTATCGATCGCTGTCCGATACGGACAAGGCCCATCTCGTCAGGAATCTGTCAGGCGACTTGCGCCAGGTCACGAACGAGCGCAATCGCTATACGATCCTGAGCTTTCTCTATCGAGCCGATCCGGCCTACGGCACGTCTGTCGCCCAGGCGCTCGGCGACGACGCGGCCCGCGTGAAGGCCGAAGCCGCGCATCTCGAAGACTGA
- a CDS encoding pyridoxal phosphate-dependent decarboxylase family protein — protein MHPTLASDLADIDSHLERTLRHATSALAALDTRPAALAPPPANPQPLRDDGIGLDGALAEFAKRWVPGFSGSPGPRYLGFVTGGATPASLAGDWLTSVYDQNPTAGIDSAAPDLERETVGQLRELFGLSDAQQGVFVTGATMSNLVGLALGREWLGERKRVNVSEQGLAALGDVRVLSAVPHSSIYKALSVLGIGRRAVRKIATQPGRESVDVAALEAALAALNGEPAIVVASAGTVNTVDFDDLRAIHALKARYPFWLHVDAAFGAFVALVPEYAALVDGLDAADSICIDLHKWLNVPYDAAVQFTRRRDLQVRIFQNSSAYLGVPTDNPDFVHLTPENSRRLRALATWFALAAYGRAGHAEIVARNIRLAQALGERLAQTPGLRLLAPTRVNVVCFTLAERPDEARVNAYVRAIRDLGDVFVTSTVYDGTWGLRVAFTNWRTVDDDIERIASSLRDALNALH, from the coding sequence ATGCATCCAACTCTCGCCTCCGATCTCGCCGACATCGATTCACATCTCGAACGCACGCTGCGCCACGCGACGTCGGCGCTCGCCGCGCTCGACACGCGTCCCGCCGCGCTCGCGCCGCCCCCCGCCAATCCGCAGCCGCTGCGCGACGACGGCATCGGGCTCGACGGCGCGCTCGCGGAGTTCGCGAAACGCTGGGTGCCCGGCTTCTCGGGCAGCCCGGGGCCGCGCTATCTCGGCTTCGTCACGGGCGGAGCAACGCCCGCGTCGCTCGCGGGCGATTGGCTCACGAGCGTCTACGACCAGAATCCGACCGCCGGCATCGACAGCGCCGCGCCGGATCTGGAGCGCGAGACTGTCGGCCAGTTGCGCGAGCTCTTCGGGTTGAGCGACGCGCAGCAAGGCGTTTTCGTGACGGGCGCAACGATGTCGAATCTCGTCGGCCTCGCACTGGGCCGCGAATGGCTCGGCGAGCGCAAGCGCGTCAACGTCTCCGAACAAGGGCTCGCCGCGCTCGGCGACGTGCGCGTGCTGTCGGCCGTGCCCCATTCGAGCATCTACAAGGCGCTGTCGGTGCTCGGCATCGGGCGCCGCGCGGTACGGAAGATCGCGACGCAACCCGGGCGCGAATCGGTCGACGTCGCCGCGCTCGAAGCCGCGCTCGCCGCGCTGAACGGCGAGCCGGCGATCGTCGTCGCCAGCGCGGGCACGGTCAACACCGTCGATTTCGACGACCTGCGCGCAATCCACGCGCTGAAGGCGCGTTATCCGTTCTGGCTGCACGTCGACGCCGCGTTCGGCGCATTCGTCGCGCTCGTGCCTGAGTATGCCGCGCTCGTCGACGGGCTCGATGCCGCCGATTCGATCTGCATCGATCTGCACAAGTGGCTCAACGTGCCGTACGACGCGGCCGTCCAGTTCACCCGGCGCCGCGACCTGCAGGTACGCATATTCCAGAACAGCTCGGCTTATCTCGGCGTGCCGACCGACAACCCCGACTTCGTCCATCTGACGCCGGAGAACTCGCGCCGGCTGCGCGCGCTGGCGACATGGTTCGCGCTCGCCGCTTACGGGCGCGCGGGGCATGCGGAAATCGTCGCGCGCAACATCCGGCTCGCTCAGGCGCTCGGCGAACGGCTCGCGCAGACGCCGGGCCTGCGGCTCCTCGCGCCAACGCGCGTCAACGTCGTGTGCTTCACGCTGGCCGAGCGGCCCGACGAGGCGCGCGTGAACGCGTACGTGCGCGCAATACGGGATCTCGGCGATGTGTTCGTCACGAGCACCGTCTACGACGGCACGTGGGGCTTGCGCGTCGCCTTCACGAACTGGCGCACCGTCGACGACGACATCGAACGCATCGCTTCGTCGTTACGCGACGCGCTGAACGCGCTGCACTGA
- a CDS encoding iron-containing redox enzyme family protein has translation MTTQQIIPDTLDCNTLAGQQALNSFYLRELAPPSAPETVPLPEDYARILGLETAWSNYEASRIELGDVPADAEQFEEWYVELRNAHRKAVAPFFDFLAEQASLPQLSLFVSLEAQVDGRFDDIIALSQLGMDGDMKLALAENYWDEMGLGDLDEMHTRVFTRAAPFFKAQLGALDLDRDIPVAALKNGNLLLMYALRRQHVGRLLGALTLLEQTVPYRFTRMLKGMHRHNVPKEFRYYHDLHVPVDANHGKQLVSRVLLPLARKSPRVIRDLCEGCLVRFQIEQEYYAGARDVMDRRLH, from the coding sequence GTGACCACACAACAGATCATCCCTGACACGCTCGATTGCAACACGCTCGCCGGCCAGCAGGCGCTCAATTCGTTCTATCTGAGGGAGCTCGCGCCGCCGAGCGCGCCCGAAACGGTTCCGCTGCCGGAAGACTACGCCCGCATCCTGGGGCTCGAAACGGCATGGAGCAACTATGAAGCATCCCGAATCGAACTCGGCGACGTGCCGGCCGACGCGGAGCAGTTCGAGGAATGGTACGTCGAGCTGCGCAACGCGCATCGCAAGGCGGTCGCGCCGTTCTTCGATTTTCTCGCCGAACAGGCGTCGCTGCCGCAGCTATCGCTGTTCGTCAGCCTCGAAGCGCAGGTGGACGGCCGCTTCGACGACATCATCGCGCTCTCGCAGCTCGGCATGGACGGCGACATGAAACTCGCGCTCGCCGAGAACTACTGGGACGAGATGGGTCTCGGCGATCTCGACGAGATGCACACGCGCGTGTTCACGCGCGCCGCGCCGTTCTTCAAGGCGCAGCTCGGCGCGCTCGATCTCGACCGGGACATCCCCGTCGCGGCGCTCAAGAACGGCAATCTGCTGCTGATGTATGCGCTGCGCCGCCAGCACGTCGGGCGCCTGCTCGGCGCGCTGACGCTGCTCGAGCAAACGGTCCCGTACCGCTTCACGCGGATGCTGAAAGGCATGCACCGCCACAACGTGCCGAAAGAGTTTCGCTACTACCACGATCTGCACGTGCCCGTCGACGCGAACCACGGCAAGCAGTTGGTCTCGCGGGTGCTGCTGCCACTCGCCCGCAAGAGCCCGCGCGTCATTCGCGATCTCTGCGAAGGCTGCCTGGTCCGCTTCCAGATCGAGCAGGAGTATTACGCGGGCGCACGCGACGTGATGGATCGCCGCCTGCACTGA
- a CDS encoding ATP-grasp domain-containing protein: MNLLILHRVPYPRIEYARGIDHDAHFVTYFGTRALLDTLPPGLRHEVVERPGHAGTFDEARAWLQREDRRFDRIIAMSEYDLLDAARLREWLGVPGATVGDVTLVRDKVEMKEAVRRAGLRVPRFASVAELLRAPAALPWRGRTVLKPISGASSEDVVIFDSPADIAQAIADRRSGVARLDGEVQAIDAYELEEFVEGAIVHFDGLVANGDVLTLTASRYIGTCLGFAQGEPLGSYHFPVSDDAAAWVRATLAAVGIRQGSFHLEAIENRAETVFLEVGNRVGGADVVATFEHATGVHLPSEELRVMLDGRPSRPLPPTQTHPHWHGWFVFPGHKREADTHRGIAGIDAFRDDPSLVRWAELAPGTPLPRRITYSAHEAPLAGIVAKPDWQGTRDWIDALFAAARNAEQLARAA; this comes from the coding sequence ATGAATCTGCTCATCCTGCATCGCGTGCCCTATCCGCGCATCGAATATGCGCGCGGCATCGATCATGACGCCCACTTCGTCACGTACTTCGGCACGCGCGCGCTGCTCGACACGCTGCCGCCCGGCCTGCGCCACGAAGTCGTGGAGCGCCCCGGCCACGCCGGCACGTTCGACGAAGCGCGCGCGTGGCTGCAGCGCGAAGACCGTCGCTTCGACCGGATCATCGCGATGTCCGAATACGACCTGCTCGATGCGGCGCGCCTGCGCGAATGGCTCGGCGTGCCGGGCGCGACCGTCGGCGACGTCACGCTCGTGCGAGACAAGGTCGAAATGAAGGAGGCGGTACGGCGCGCCGGCCTGCGCGTGCCGCGCTTCGCTTCGGTCGCCGAGCTCCTGCGCGCGCCCGCCGCGTTGCCGTGGCGCGGCCGCACCGTGCTCAAGCCGATCAGCGGCGCGTCGAGCGAGGACGTCGTCATCTTCGATTCGCCCGCCGATATCGCCCAGGCGATCGCGGACCGCCGCTCGGGCGTCGCGCGGCTCGACGGCGAAGTCCAGGCGATCGACGCCTACGAGCTCGAAGAATTCGTCGAAGGCGCGATCGTGCACTTCGACGGCCTCGTCGCGAACGGCGACGTGCTGACGCTGACCGCGAGCCGCTACATCGGCACCTGCCTCGGCTTCGCGCAGGGCGAGCCGCTCGGCTCATACCACTTCCCGGTGTCGGACGACGCGGCCGCGTGGGTGCGCGCCACGCTCGCCGCCGTCGGCATCCGCCAAGGCAGCTTCCATCTGGAGGCGATCGAAAATCGCGCGGAGACGGTCTTCCTCGAAGTCGGCAATCGCGTCGGCGGCGCGGACGTCGTCGCGACATTCGAGCATGCAACGGGCGTCCACCTGCCGTCGGAGGAGCTGCGTGTGATGCTGGACGGCCGGCCGTCGCGCCCGCTGCCGCCGACGCAAACCCATCCGCACTGGCACGGGTGGTTCGTCTTCCCGGGTCACAAGCGCGAGGCCGACACGCATCGCGGCATCGCCGGAATCGACGCGTTTCGCGACGATCCTTCGCTCGTTCGCTGGGCGGAGCTCGCGCCCGGCACGCCGCTGCCTCGCCGGATCACGTACTCGGCCCATGAGGCACCGCTCGCTGGCATCGTCGCCAAACCGGACTGGCAGGGCACGCGGGACTGGATCGACGCGCTCTTCGCCGCCGCCCGCAACGCCGAGCAACTGGCGCGCGCCGCGTAG